One window of the Paenibacillus beijingensis genome contains the following:
- the comER gene encoding late competence protein ComER encodes MKVGFIGTGSMGGLLIEAFIESGVLKPEQIAAANRTFSKVERLATYYPGLRAVSSNKEALLHSDCLFLCIKPSDFKCVVDELRPYARPEQLIVSITSPVLISHLEDWLPCKIAKVIPSITNRIMSGASLCMYGSRIQPADRNALEQLLSGISEPIFIEERFTRVVSDLSSCGPAFIAFLLQRLIDAAVAETGIEYDDAVSIASSMLLGTGRLLTEGGLTPKLVQQRVAVPGGITEQALKLLHSETDEIFNKLIRTTHAKFKEDLEKVQASFYGEEVNGPTGAP; translated from the coding sequence ATGAAGGTCGGTTTTATCGGAACGGGCAGCATGGGAGGACTATTAATCGAAGCGTTTATCGAATCGGGGGTGCTGAAGCCGGAACAGATTGCCGCTGCTAACCGGACATTCTCAAAAGTGGAACGTCTGGCAACCTATTATCCCGGCTTGCGGGCCGTCTCATCCAACAAGGAAGCGCTGCTGCACAGCGACTGCCTGTTTCTGTGCATCAAACCGTCCGATTTCAAATGCGTCGTCGACGAGCTTCGCCCTTATGCCCGCCCCGAACAGTTGATTGTGTCGATCACAAGTCCCGTCCTGATTTCGCATCTGGAGGACTGGCTGCCTTGTAAAATCGCCAAAGTGATTCCTAGCATCACCAACCGGATTATGAGCGGCGCTTCGCTTTGCATGTATGGAAGCCGAATTCAACCGGCAGACCGCAACGCGTTGGAACAGCTTCTAAGCGGCATCAGCGAACCGATCTTCATAGAAGAACGCTTTACCCGGGTCGTGTCCGATCTTTCCAGCTGCGGACCTGCCTTCATCGCCTTTCTGCTTCAGCGGCTGATCGATGCGGCCGTCGCAGAGACGGGCATCGAATACGACGATGCGGTGTCCATAGCCAGCTCGATGCTGCTCGGAACGGGCAGACTTCTTACCGAAGGCGGTCTTACGCCGAAGCTCGTACAGCAGCGCGTCGCCGTTCCGGGCGGCATTACGGAGCAAGCTCTGAAGCTGCTGCACAGCGAAACGGATGAGATATTCAATAAGCTGATCCGTACGACGCATGCAAAGTTCAAGGAGGATCTGGAAAAGGTGCAAGCCTCCTTCTACGGCGAAGAGGTGAACGGTCCGACCGGCGCGCCTTAA
- a CDS encoding homocysteine synthase, which translates to MGEYRTLSPETLAVHGGQELDPATLSRAVPIYQTTSYGFRDTDHAADLFALKQFGNIYTRIMNPTSDVFEKRIAALEGAPAALAVASGQAAISYSILNIAGAGDEIVSSTSLYGGTYNLFATTLPKLGITVKFVDSSDPENFRAAITSRTKAVFAETIGNPRGDVLDIEAVAGIAHENGIPLIVDNTFPSPYLLRPIEHGADIVVHSATKFIGGHGTSIGGVIVDGGRFDWKASGKFPSLTEPDPSYHGVVYTEAVGPIAYIIKARVQLLRDLGAALSPFNSFLLLQGLETLHLRLERHSANALAVAKYLEGHEAVEWVSYAGLESHPSYKLAQKYLPRGQGAILTFGIHGGVEAGKKLINAVELFSHLANVGDSKSLIIHLASTTHQQLTEEEQSATGVTPGLIRLSVGTEGIGDIIADLEQALRKSQE; encoded by the coding sequence ATGGGCGAATATCGCACGTTATCCCCCGAAACGCTGGCTGTGCATGGAGGACAAGAACTAGACCCGGCAACGTTATCGCGGGCCGTTCCGATTTACCAGACCACATCATACGGATTCCGCGATACCGACCATGCCGCTGACCTGTTCGCACTCAAACAATTCGGCAACATATATACCCGCATTATGAATCCGACCAGCGATGTGTTCGAAAAACGGATCGCGGCGCTTGAAGGCGCTCCCGCAGCACTCGCCGTCGCTTCCGGACAGGCTGCCATTTCGTACTCCATTCTGAATATTGCCGGTGCCGGGGATGAGATCGTGTCTTCGACGAGCCTGTACGGCGGCACGTACAATTTATTTGCAACGACGCTGCCCAAGCTGGGCATAACGGTCAAGTTCGTCGATTCCTCCGATCCGGAAAATTTCCGGGCGGCGATTACGAGCCGGACAAAAGCGGTGTTCGCGGAAACGATCGGCAATCCCCGGGGCGATGTGCTCGACATTGAAGCGGTGGCGGGCATCGCCCATGAGAACGGAATCCCGCTCATTGTTGACAATACGTTCCCGAGCCCGTATCTGCTCCGCCCGATCGAGCACGGCGCGGATATTGTCGTTCATTCCGCAACGAAGTTTATCGGCGGCCACGGAACATCCATCGGCGGGGTTATCGTTGACGGAGGACGCTTCGACTGGAAAGCAAGCGGCAAATTCCCGTCATTGACCGAGCCGGATCCGAGCTACCACGGCGTCGTATATACGGAAGCGGTCGGTCCGATCGCCTACATTATAAAAGCAAGGGTTCAACTGCTGCGGGATCTCGGGGCGGCGCTGTCGCCATTCAACTCGTTCCTGCTGCTGCAAGGACTGGAAACGCTTCATCTTCGCCTGGAGCGGCACAGTGCCAACGCCCTTGCCGTTGCCAAATATTTGGAAGGGCATGAAGCGGTAGAGTGGGTCAGTTATGCCGGTTTGGAATCGCATCCGTCCTATAAGCTGGCACAAAAGTATTTACCCAGAGGACAGGGGGCCATTTTAACGTTTGGCATTCATGGCGGGGTGGAAGCGGGCAAAAAACTGATCAATGCGGTAGAGCTTTTTTCCCATTTGGCAAACGTCGGCGATTCCAAATCGCTCATCATTCATCTGGCGAGCACGACGCACCAGCAGCTGACCGAGGAGGAGCAAAGCGCGACCGGCGTGACGCCCGGACTCATTCGCCTGTCCGTCGGCACCGAAGGGATCGGCGATATTATCGCCGATTTGGAACAGGCGCTGCGTAAGAGCCAGGAATAA
- a CDS encoding deoxycytidylate deaminase produces MAASDHDASRKDWDTYFMDIAYMVSTRSRCPRRHVGSVLVQGKKLLGTAYNGAPMGVQDCSEAGCMIVEEWEQKLVDGKSDLVKKQRCIRTIHAEQNLLLFTDRTDREGSTVYVTDQPCWTCANMLANSGIREIVFDRPYPKDSDKVMKLMEQKGIVFRPLQGYEPPAQAGMNVIS; encoded by the coding sequence ATGGCTGCTTCTGATCATGACGCATCCCGCAAAGATTGGGATACTTATTTTATGGATATCGCATATATGGTATCGACCCGTTCACGCTGCCCGAGAAGGCACGTCGGCTCGGTACTGGTGCAGGGCAAAAAGCTGCTGGGCACCGCTTATAACGGCGCGCCGATGGGCGTTCAGGATTGCTCCGAGGCCGGCTGCATGATCGTGGAGGAGTGGGAGCAGAAGCTTGTGGACGGCAAATCGGATTTGGTGAAAAAGCAGCGATGCATTCGCACCATTCACGCCGAACAGAACCTGCTGCTTTTTACCGACCGGACCGACCGCGAAGGCTCGACCGTATACGTAACGGACCAGCCGTGCTGGACATGCGCCAATATGCTCGCCAACAGCGGGATCCGGGAAATCGTATTCGACCGCCCCTATCCGAAGGATAGCGACAAGGTGATGAAGCTGATGGAGCAAAAAGGAATCGTATTTCGGCCGCTTCAAGGGTACGAGCCCCCCGCTCAGGCGGGAATGAACGTGATTTCATAG
- a CDS encoding ComEC/Rec2 family competence protein: MLRHLPYHLNSRPLLWFAVCFVFGSAAAAGWSGSGIFLCGGGLALLLAALAAARRMSVPLAAACLAAYAAAAGGRIWSDARGATALQDILAAAEVQFPPPETKAEAAGTIVSPVVIDGDLVSFKMAADSVAVIGEAAPRAVRERLLVKVRLQRQPEQQTAAGWQRGDRVRAAGLLALPAEASNRGGFDYRRYLRSQGIHWLLEADGAAAIEAAPGSPFSAAGLLARIDSARAVMGAGMDRLYPDIQSGYMKGLVLGITDDLDPALYRQFSQLGLTHILAISGLHVAVVLYALGAVLRLLRQPRERILGVLIAAVPLYVLLSGASPSVIRAGIMAVLGLTAARMNKLKDGLHLLAASAVLMLVWNPLIIENVSFQLSYLVTAGLIVGVPMVNRLLPNGKRGKRLRDAAVVTVTAQAASFPLTIYYFNQFHLLSLPANLLLVSFISAVIMPVGAVSLLLLLLWPSAAGLLADAAAFGNKWTFELIGWMNGADTLRTIWATPPLWWIAAWYGTLALLLNRLAGHVRAAAMVSNRQVTAPRSTGAAVFPPFAPSRDDTVPLGAGISSAHPTGDIGWMRAGGTAVAAGGAGMAGMLALARAGTGGRRGFSVMCTALTAAAAALLLVYAWNPGWNDTTARVSILDVGQGDSILVCTPSGKHMLVDGGGTPAFRREGEEWRERRDPFEIGRKTVVPLLMKRGVKEIDLLVVSHLDSDHIGGLQALLESVPVRRILWNGSVKRSDDAAKLLQTALNRNIPLYGAEKGQAWRIDRETTIDVLWPWKHAEPAAIAATTVPAMANNTATAKPGSAAGASAASLIPVEEEQNEASVVSLITMYGRTFLLTGDIGTETEQAILEDRRAADAAAAASSGANSLSATGSATPTESSTALSSAATMTVTNTIET, translated from the coding sequence ATGTTGCGCCATTTGCCGTATCACTTGAACAGCCGTCCGCTGCTGTGGTTCGCCGTCTGCTTTGTGTTCGGCAGCGCTGCGGCTGCAGGCTGGAGCGGCTCCGGCATCTTTCTATGCGGCGGAGGTTTGGCGCTGCTGCTGGCGGCGCTGGCTGCGGCCAGGCGCATGAGCGTTCCGCTCGCAGCGGCATGCCTGGCGGCGTATGCGGCGGCTGCGGGCGGGCGAATATGGAGCGATGCGCGCGGGGCGACCGCTCTGCAGGACATCCTTGCCGCTGCAGAAGTGCAGTTTCCGCCGCCGGAAACGAAGGCGGAAGCGGCGGGGACGATTGTGTCGCCGGTGGTGATCGACGGCGACCTCGTTTCGTTCAAGATGGCGGCGGACTCCGTCGCCGTCATCGGAGAAGCGGCGCCGCGCGCGGTGCGCGAGCGCCTGCTCGTCAAGGTCCGGCTGCAGCGCCAGCCGGAGCAGCAAACCGCCGCCGGCTGGCAGCGCGGCGACCGGGTTCGAGCGGCCGGCTTGCTTGCGCTGCCGGCCGAAGCGTCTAATCGCGGCGGATTCGACTACCGCCGCTATCTTCGCAGCCAGGGTATCCACTGGCTGCTTGAAGCGGACGGCGCCGCCGCCATCGAGGCGGCGCCGGGCAGCCCCTTCAGCGCCGCCGGCTTGTTGGCGCGCATCGACAGCGCCCGCGCCGTTATGGGCGCGGGCATGGACCGGCTGTACCCGGATATTCAGTCCGGGTATATGAAAGGACTTGTCCTGGGCATTACGGACGACCTGGACCCGGCATTGTACCGTCAATTTTCACAGCTCGGATTGACGCATATATTGGCGATCTCCGGCCTTCATGTGGCCGTCGTGCTGTATGCGCTCGGCGCGGTTCTCCGGCTGCTGCGGCAGCCGCGCGAACGCATACTCGGCGTGCTGATCGCGGCGGTTCCGCTCTACGTGCTGCTCTCCGGAGCGTCGCCATCCGTAATCCGCGCCGGCATCATGGCGGTGCTGGGGCTGACGGCTGCCCGCATGAACAAGCTGAAGGACGGACTGCACCTGCTGGCCGCATCCGCCGTGCTGATGCTCGTCTGGAACCCGCTCATCATCGAGAACGTCAGTTTCCAGCTCTCCTATCTCGTTACGGCCGGACTGATCGTCGGCGTTCCGATGGTGAACCGTTTGCTGCCGAATGGAAAGCGCGGCAAGCGGCTGCGCGATGCGGCGGTCGTGACGGTTACGGCGCAGGCGGCTTCCTTTCCGCTGACGATTTATTATTTCAACCAGTTCCATTTGCTTTCGCTGCCGGCCAATCTTCTGCTGGTGTCGTTTATAAGCGCCGTTATTATGCCTGTCGGTGCGGTTTCTTTGCTGCTGCTGCTGCTGTGGCCGTCCGCCGCCGGTCTGCTCGCGGATGCAGCCGCTTTCGGCAACAAATGGACTTTTGAGCTGATCGGATGGATGAACGGCGCCGATACGCTGCGCACGATCTGGGCGACGCCGCCGCTCTGGTGGATCGCGGCATGGTACGGGACGCTTGCGCTGCTGCTCAACCGGCTGGCGGGTCATGTGCGAGCTGCGGCCATGGTATCGAATCGGCAAGTAACCGCGCCGCGATCAACAGGGGCCGCGGTATTCCCGCCATTTGCGCCGAGTCGTGATGACACTGTGCCGCTTGGTGCGGGTATATCTTCAGCGCACCCGACCGGCGACATCGGATGGATGCGGGCGGGGGGAACGGCGGTGGCGGCAGGTGGGGCAGGCATGGCGGGAATGCTCGCTTTGGCACGGGCCGGGACAGGCGGCAGGCGCGGCTTTTCGGTGATGTGCACCGCGCTGACGGCTGCAGCTGCAGCACTGCTGCTCGTCTATGCGTGGAATCCCGGCTGGAACGACACAACTGCCCGCGTCAGCATACTCGACGTCGGTCAGGGCGATTCCATTCTGGTGTGCACGCCGTCCGGAAAGCATATGCTAGTCGATGGCGGCGGCACGCCCGCATTCCGCCGCGAGGGGGAGGAATGGCGCGAGCGGCGGGATCCTTTCGAGATCGGACGCAAAACGGTTGTCCCGCTCTTGATGAAACGGGGCGTCAAAGAAATCGATCTGCTTGTCGTATCCCATCTGGACAGTGATCATATCGGCGGATTGCAGGCGCTGCTGGAATCGGTTCCGGTTCGTCGCATTCTTTGGAACGGCTCGGTCAAACGCTCCGACGACGCCGCCAAGCTGCTGCAAACGGCGCTGAACAGGAATATTCCGCTCTACGGCGCCGAGAAAGGGCAAGCTTGGCGCATCGACCGGGAAACGACGATCGACGTGCTGTGGCCCTGGAAGCATGCAGAACCGGCCGCGATAGCGGCCACAACTGTACCCGCAATGGCCAACAACACGGCAACCGCAAAGCCCGGCTCTGCCGCAGGAGCCTCAGCAGCCTCTCTTATTCCCGTAGAAGAAGAGCAGAACGAGGCGAGTGTCGTTTCGTTGATTACGATGTACGGCCGCACCTTTCTCTTGACGGGAGATATCGGAACGGAGACGGAGCAGGCGATTTTGGAGGACCGTCGTGCCGCTGATGCTGCCGCTGCAGCATCGTCGGGGGCAAACTCTTTATCCGCAACCGGCAGCGCGACGCCGACGGAATCTTCGACGGCTCTTTCTTCTGCGGCAACGATGACTGTTACTAATACTATTGAGACTTAA
- a CDS encoding TniQ family protein: MDFYSEHNQIINIPERTTLYSLEILSEDTGYIESPFSYMLRLSKAHCLTFRYFLYKFNLQMGHYKRSALSLSKLRNILGKIKYLNSCEKLVNLHFENWDSLFNTRVLFRITRQWCPLCLSDWSQSGKPIFEPFLWTISDCKCCPIHRVNLTSTCPNKKCNKLIYFLENQDYGYCPHCNNPLWGSPTLIFTEKNELIKSNMLMNLIQLSQQNKYILNIAQIINKFGSTEMLKKVKSKPSISRWKNRPDSISLSSFLNVLISLNVHISEIFLDHDPNWAPENIRVSELLNILLLKKEPLTIKELTTFTGWHYQKLLQNFPDVIERMLLRKSAGKIKSRSDVDTLKEKMLLEIIYCQYTNIEAFSKSINLSQRTLKQHCPDLYQKLLEKYKLSRQRKNELNTALISLELDKALLNESPESLTSIAKRIKCPRHILKQRFPVQVKLIVSRFKNNLKDKSIRNKKELEIRLLNAVDELHKDGQYPSKRKLIEKLNVNFTHHSELVALWHYRLKELRYI; encoded by the coding sequence ATGGATTTCTATTCTGAACATAATCAAATCATTAACATCCCGGAGCGAACTACTCTTTATTCGCTAGAAATCCTATCCGAAGACACGGGCTATATTGAAAGTCCCTTCAGCTATATGCTCAGACTGTCCAAAGCTCATTGCCTTACCTTTAGATATTTTTTATATAAATTCAATCTTCAAATGGGACATTACAAGCGTTCTGCTTTATCCTTGTCTAAATTGCGAAACATTTTGGGTAAAATTAAATATTTAAATTCCTGCGAAAAACTTGTAAATCTTCATTTTGAAAACTGGGATAGTTTATTTAACACTCGCGTTCTTTTTAGAATTACAAGGCAATGGTGCCCTTTGTGTTTGTCTGATTGGAGCCAATCAGGTAAACCAATTTTCGAACCATTTTTGTGGACCATTTCAGATTGTAAATGCTGCCCTATTCATAGGGTAAATCTAACCTCTACATGTCCAAATAAAAAATGCAACAAACTGATCTATTTTTTAGAAAATCAAGATTATGGTTATTGTCCACACTGTAATAATCCACTTTGGGGTTCTCCAACTCTTATTTTCACCGAAAAAAATGAGCTAATTAAAAGTAATATGCTAATGAATTTAATTCAGTTAAGCCAACAGAATAAATATATTCTCAATATTGCACAAATTATTAATAAATTCGGCAGTACTGAAATGCTTAAAAAAGTGAAATCTAAACCAAGCATTAGTAGATGGAAAAACCGTCCAGATAGCATCTCTCTAAGTTCGTTTTTAAATGTATTAATATCCCTTAATGTTCATATATCCGAAATTTTTCTAGATCATGATCCTAATTGGGCACCAGAGAATATAAGGGTATCGGAGCTCCTTAATATCTTGTTATTGAAAAAAGAACCTCTCACGATTAAAGAACTAACGACTTTTACAGGTTGGCATTACCAAAAATTACTTCAAAACTTTCCCGATGTTATAGAAAGAATGCTCTTACGAAAAAGCGCAGGAAAAATCAAAAGTAGATCTGATGTTGATACGCTCAAAGAGAAAATGCTTTTAGAGATTATATACTGTCAATATACAAACATAGAAGCATTCAGTAAAAGTATCAATTTGTCTCAAAGAACCTTGAAACAACATTGTCCTGATTTATACCAAAAACTTTTAGAAAAATACAAATTGTCAAGGCAAAGAAAAAATGAATTAAACACAGCTTTAATATCTTTGGAACTTGATAAAGCTCTACTGAATGAGAGCCCTGAATCCTTAACCTCAATAGCTAAAAGAATAAAATGTCCCCGTCATATCCTTAAACAAAGATTTCCAGTACAAGTCAAATTAATAGTAAGTCGGTTTAAAAATAATTTAAAAGATAAATCAATTAGAAATAAAAAAGAACTTGAGATAAGGTTACTTAATGCAGTAGATGAATTACATAAGGATGGCCAATATCCTTCTAAAAGAAAACTTATAGAAAAATTAAATGTCAATTTTACACATCATAGCGAATTGGTTGCCCTTTGGCATTATCGCCTGAAAGAGTTAAGATATATATAA
- a CDS encoding ComEA family DNA-binding protein, which translates to MNNAQWWREKRSWAVALTAAAGAVLLIIGLLRPEADEPQGWKRLDAALEEALIPVQQEMAGAGNEQGSKKISERLPDERKDDPGNATDAAGGGKAASAAAGGGSGDRPAGGPVWSGDGRLNINYATAEQLDELPGIGPAKAKAIVADRERNGLFQSVDDMQRVKGVGPKMLEKMRSAIVAEP; encoded by the coding sequence GTGAACAACGCTCAATGGTGGAGAGAAAAAAGATCGTGGGCGGTTGCGCTCACTGCCGCTGCCGGAGCTGTGCTGCTCATTATCGGGCTGCTGCGACCGGAAGCGGATGAACCCCAAGGGTGGAAGCGGCTTGATGCAGCGCTTGAGGAGGCGCTAATACCGGTGCAGCAAGAGATGGCGGGTGCAGGCAATGAGCAGGGCAGCAAAAAGATAAGTGAGCGGCTGCCTGACGAGCGAAAAGATGATCCGGGAAATGCGACCGATGCTGCGGGTGGAGGAAAAGCCGCATCTGCGGCCGCCGGTGGCGGCTCGGGGGACAGGCCGGCCGGGGGTCCGGTGTGGAGCGGCGACGGCAGGCTGAACATTAATTATGCGACGGCGGAGCAGCTGGACGAGCTGCCGGGCATCGGTCCTGCTAAAGCGAAAGCGATCGTAGCGGACCGGGAACGCAACGGACTTTTCCAATCCGTCGATGATATGCAGCGGGTAAAAGGCGTCGGCCCAAAAATGCTGGAAAAAATGAGAAGCGCTATTGTGGCGGAACCATAA
- a CDS encoding TniB family NTP-binding protein, protein MKNDRFHGGFPSELLSKSVEERKAYFEQKIIQHPKLEEAFLDAKVKILKNKTPLVLLYGPSGVGKSTLLTKLRNDIITSLMQELEVDKERIPVAYFEAKAPESPKFNWGDYYRAGLMALQEVSIDKKIIPFHQIKHDIAKSSSKETYSALRWAYESAIVHRRPLACIVDEAQHIARINRGSKVHHQMDVIKSLANITKTPHILAGSYELLGFRNQSAQLSNRSSDVHLARYKAEDKKDLRQFKILVATLEDHLPVHEVDLQSNWEFLYERSIGCVGVLKLWLERAFDQCLNEEGNNGHFLSLSHLERTALTVKQCITMAKEAREGEVQLLESEEERENLITTLGLNLTEFNKNDKKPAKECNKKLKRKPGERKAKRDPVGQ, encoded by the coding sequence ATGAAAAACGATCGATTTCATGGAGGATTTCCGAGTGAATTGCTTAGCAAATCAGTAGAAGAAAGAAAGGCTTACTTTGAGCAAAAAATAATTCAACATCCCAAACTTGAGGAAGCCTTTCTTGATGCAAAAGTGAAAATTCTCAAAAATAAAACACCTTTAGTTCTATTATACGGACCAAGTGGTGTTGGAAAATCGACGCTATTAACTAAGCTTCGAAATGACATAATCACCAGCCTGATGCAGGAGCTTGAAGTTGATAAAGAACGGATACCTGTTGCTTACTTTGAGGCAAAAGCTCCAGAATCACCAAAATTCAATTGGGGAGATTATTACAGAGCAGGTCTTATGGCCTTACAGGAGGTCAGCATCGATAAAAAAATCATCCCTTTCCATCAAATAAAACACGATATCGCGAAATCCTCATCAAAGGAGACCTATTCTGCTCTTAGATGGGCTTATGAATCGGCGATTGTTCATCGACGTCCATTAGCATGTATCGTGGATGAAGCCCAACACATCGCAAGGATAAATCGAGGCAGCAAAGTTCATCATCAAATGGATGTCATTAAATCATTGGCCAATATCACCAAAACACCACATATATTGGCTGGCTCGTATGAGCTCTTAGGGTTTCGAAATCAAAGTGCACAGTTGAGTAACCGTAGTTCAGACGTTCATTTGGCCCGTTACAAGGCAGAAGACAAGAAGGATTTGCGGCAGTTCAAAATCCTAGTTGCTACATTAGAAGATCACCTCCCTGTTCATGAAGTCGACTTGCAATCTAACTGGGAATTTTTGTATGAACGCAGTATTGGATGCGTAGGTGTTTTAAAACTATGGCTTGAGAGAGCCTTTGATCAATGTTTAAATGAGGAAGGTAATAACGGACACTTCCTCTCACTTTCACATTTAGAACGTACTGCTCTAACCGTAAAACAATGTATTACAATGGCTAAAGAGGCACGAGAAGGAGAAGTCCAGTTATTAGAAAGTGAAGAAGAGCGAGAAAATTTAATTACAACTCTCGGACTAAATCTTACTGAATTTAACAAAAACGATAAAAAGCCTGCTAAGGAATGTAATAAAAAACTTAAACGGAAGCCTGGTGAAAGAAAGGCAAAACGTGATCCAGTTGGCCAATGA